CAGGCTGCCCTGACAGGGCGAGTGGAAGATGCCCATGTTGAGCTCGCGCGCGAACGTGGTGATGCGCTCGCGCAGCCGCTGCTGCAGCTCGCCGACGCTCTCGGCGCCGAGCGGGCAGCCGAGCTCGCGGATCACCTCCGCGGTGCAGCGGTCCTCGATCAGCTCGAGGGCCTCGAGCTTCTTCTCCTCGCACTCGATGAGGTCGTCCTTGACCGGCTCGCCGAGGAGGTCGTCGATGCAGAACTCGAGCCCCGACTGGTTGAGCCGCGGCCGCTCGCAGCTGAAGTAGCACTGCGCGACGCGCTCGACCGTCTCCTGGCCGACGATCGCCTTCACGAGCTTGTCCGCGCACTGTCGCGCCGCGCTGGAGACGGCACCGGTCGGCCGCGGGCAGGACTCGTTGAGCTCGGTGAAGAAGACGTCGTCGAGGATCGCGCGTAGCTGGCTCTTGACCGAGGTCGGGCTCGCGCCGACCAAGGCCTCGGCGAGCTTGGGCTCCGTGTTACCGCCGAGCGGGCAGATCGCGTGGATCGCTTCCGGCGTGCACTTCTTGACCTCCTTGAGCAGGTCCTCGTCGTCGTCTTCCTTGATCTCGCACGACTTTCCGTTGAGCCGCTCGAGCGCGCACTTGGCGACGTCCTGCAGGTAGTTGTTGGTGTAGTCACGCAGCCCCCGGGCGCCCACGAGATGGCCCGAGCACACGTAGATCGGGTTCGGCGTGGGCGTGGGCTGCGCGTCGGCCACACCAGCCAGCGCGAGCAACAAGGGCGTCAGCACGGCGAACGCGCACCGCATGGGTCTCGGAAGGTGTCTCACCTGGGGCAACTCCTCGACGGCTTCTCTCGCTGCGAGCGGAACGGCACGGGTCGGTGACATCCGGAGGAGGGCCGCTGCGCGCCGCGGACCCCGCAAACCTTATGCCGGTGCGGGTTTCAATGCACTACACAAATTGAGGAATCCCGCCTTGCAAAGCCGCAAGATCGGCGCGCTTGCGAGGTTCTTGGCGCGGAACTCCCCGCAGCCGCCGGAGCACCCTCGCTGAAGCGCAGCCAGCCTCGCGGCCGCTCGGCGACCCGCTCCCGCCGCGCGACCCGGGGACCGCCTCAGCGCGGAAACGCCGCCGCCACCCCGCCGTCGACCGGCAGCGTCGCCCCGGTGGTCGGCGTGAGGTTCGCCGCGAAGAACACCACCGCCCGCCCGACGTGCGCGCCGGTGATCCGGGCGTGCAGCAGGTTGCGCTCGCGGTAGTGCTCCTCGAGCGCCTCGGGCGCGATCCCCTTCGAGCGCGCGCGGTCGGCGCCGATCTCCTGCCAGAGCCCGGACGGCGTGTCGCCCTCCGCGAACACCGCGTCGGCGTTGATCATGTTGACCCGGATGCCGAGCGGCGCGAGCTCGATCGCCGCGACCTTCCCGAGCTGGTGGCCGGCCGCCTTGGACGCGCTGTACGCGCCGAAGTCGGCGCCCGGACCGAACACGTTCTTCGAGGCGTTGATCACGATGTTGCCGCCCGTGCCCTGCGCGCGCATGACGCGCGCCGCCTCGCGCATGGTGAGGAAGTAGCCGACGAGGTTGACGTCGACGACGCGGGCGAAGTCGCGCGCCGTGGTCTTCTCGAGCGAGCTCACGTGCGCGATGCCGGCGTTCGGCACGACGATGTCGACGCCGCCGAACGTCCGGCAGGCGTGCGCGAACGCCGCGCGCACCGAGCCCTCGCTGGTCACGTCCATCCGCACCGCGCTGCACGATCTCGCGCCGCCGACCTGCGCGACGCGCGCGCGCGCCTGCTCGAGGCGCTGCTCGTCGACGTCCGTCAGCACGACGTGCGCGCCCGCGCGCACGAGCTCGAGACAGATGCCGACGCCGATCGCGCCCGCCGCGCCGGTCACGAGCGCCACCTGACGCGCGAGCGGCTTCTCCGCCTCCTTGCCGAGCTTCGCCTGCTCGAGGCTCCAGTACTCCATGTCGAACAGGTCGTCGTCGCCGAGCGGCTCGTAGCGACCGAGCGCGTCGGCGAGCGCCTTGACGCGCACGGTGTGCTCCGCGATGTCGGCCGCGATCGCGGCGTCCTTGCGGCTCTTGCCCGCACCGAAGAGCCCCACGCCGGGGATCAGCACCACGCGCGGGTCGGGATCGAGCTTCGTGCGCGTCACGCCCTTCGCCGCGACCTGCGCCGCGAAGTACGCGTCGTAGCGCTCGCGGAAGGCGCGGACCGCGGCGTCGATGCGGGCGCGCAGCTGCTCCGGATCGTCGAGCGGCAGATCCGCGAGATGGAGGTGCGTCGCCTTGGTGCGGATCACGTGGTCCGGCGTCAGCGGGCCGCGCCGCGCGAGCTCCGCGCAGCGCGGGTCGTCGAGCAGGCGCAGCAGCTCGGGTGTCGCGCGGTGCTCGAGGATCATCCGCCGCCACGGCTGGTCGTCGTTGCCGGTCGCGGCGGCGAGAGCGCCGCGCAGCACCGGCGCGACCGTCGCTGCGCGCTC
This window of the Candidatus Binatia bacterium genome carries:
- a CDS encoding bifunctional aldolase/short-chain dehydrogenase, encoding MQSRWSDDDARAFRERYAAWGDDLALRVYTSRLIGQDPDLVMHGGGNTSVKTTVKNVLGEPVEAICVKGSGWDLDSIEPRGLPAMQLAPLRALRRLESLSDEEMVNQQRINLFDSTSPNPSVETLLHAFLPHKFVDHTHADAILALTNQPDGERIVREALGDRVAIVPYIMPGFQLAKLAAEIYERDPKVDAMVLLKHGFFTFADDARASYETHVAYVDRAERYLADRVRGRIQVGGAGVSAEEVERARERAATVAPVLRGALAAATGNDDQPWRRMILEHRATPELLRLLDDPRCAELARRGPLTPDHVIRTKATHLHLADLPLDDPEQLRARIDAAVRAFRERYDAYFAAQVAAKGVTRTKLDPDPRVVLIPGVGLFGAGKSRKDAAIAADIAEHTVRVKALADALGRYEPLGDDDLFDMEYWSLEQAKLGKEAEKPLARQVALVTGAAGAIGVGICLELVRAGAHVVLTDVDEQRLEQARARVAQVGGARSCSAVRMDVTSEGSVRAAFAHACRTFGGVDIVVPNAGIAHVSSLEKTTARDFARVVDVNLVGYFLTMREAARVMRAQGTGGNIVINASKNVFGPGADFGAYSASKAAGHQLGKVAAIELAPLGIRVNMINADAVFAEGDTPSGLWQEIGADRARSKGIAPEALEEHYRERNLLHARITGAHVGRAVVFFAANLTPTTGATLPVDGGVAAAFPR